GCCAAGGAACTTGGAGAAAAGGCGCGGCGTACACAAAAACCGATTACGGTCAGTCACATGAACGCCCATAACAGGCGGATCATCCACATGGCCCTGCAAAACGAGGAGGGCCTCACCACGAAGAGCCGCGGAGAAGGTGAGTTCAGAAAAATCATTATCTTGCCTGACAGAAAGTAGCCTCTTCAACGCGGAGAAGGATATTGGCCTCTTCTGGTGATACCATAGCCGCCCTGGCAACGCCGTTTGGTTACGGAAGCGTTGGGATCATTCGGATCAGCGGAACCGGTGCCTTCAAAATTGCCCGGCGGATTTTTCGTCCAACCCGTCACACCCCCCATCCCGAATCGCACAGGCTTTACCACGGAGATATCGTTTCCCCTCAAAACGGGGCCTTGATCGATGAAGTCCTGTTGTGTTTTATGAACAAGCCGCACAGTTACACCGGCGAAGACACAGTAGAAATCAATTGCCATGGCGGGCCCCTTCTCATCAAAACAATTTTGCAGACAGTCCTCGATCTGGGAGCACGCCTCGCCGAACCGGGAGAATTCACCAAACGGGCTTTTTTGAACAACCGCCTTGATTTATCCCGGGCGGAAGCGATCCTCGATCTGGTTCGGGCCCGTACGGAAAGGGGACTCTCGGAAGCGGTGAACCGCCTCAAAGGATCGCTGGCAAATGCGGTGTCCGCCATTCAGGATAGACTGATGGATGTTCTGGCTGTACTGGAAGCCTCGATTGATTTTACCGAAGAGGATATACCGGAGATGGAGGCACTCCAGGCTTCAGCCCCTCTCGACGCTTGTCTTACCAAACTTTCAGCCCTGCTCGGCACCTATCGGAATGGAAGAATTTACCAGGATGGTTTGCGTGTTTTAATCATCGGCAAACCCAACGTCGGGAAATCCAGCCTTTTGAACGCCCTTCTGGAAACAAATCGGGCCATTGTCACCCCCATTCCGGGAACCACTCGTGATTTCATTGAAGAATCAATCCAAATCGGCGGCCTGCCTGTTTCCCTCACGGATACAGCGGGCATTCGCAAGACCACCGACGAAATCGAACTTCAGGGAATCGCCATGGTTTATCAGAAACTGGCCGACGCGGATGTGGTGATTGCGGTGTTCGATGGCAGCCGGCAGTTGGACGACGATGATCTCCTCGTAATGGAAAACACTGCGGACAAGGAACAGGTGATCGCCGTGATCAACAAGGAAGACCTTCCCACCCGCTTCGACACGAATGAACTCCTGAAGCGGCGCCCCTTATCGCGGCCTCTCCCCATATCGGCAAAATTCGAAACGGGCCTCTCCGCCCTGAAGGATGAAATATCCCGCCTTGCGCCGGCATCGGAGGTCCATGACCCCGGGGCGGTCCATATCACCAACATCCGACACTACCACGCGCTGTCCCAGGCGGCCTCTCTCATAGCCAAGGCGCGTGACCACATCCTTGAAGGTTCACCTCCGGAAATCGTGGCCGTCGACTTGGGGGACGCGCTGCATCAATTGGGTGAGGTCGAGGGCCGGACGCTGTCCGAGGATATTCTGGATAGAATTTTTTCCACGTTCTGCATCGGGAAGTAAAACAACCGTCTTATTTTTCCATCAGGAGCCATAAACCCCCGTCCTCGATGATCCTCATTTGTTGATCATGTAAAGCCGATCCGGCAATCATCTTTTCCAGATCCTTTAACGTTACACGAACCCGTCCCAATCTGTCGTTTAGTATTCTGGATTCATCGGCAATTTCATCGATCAACATCTGGGGGGTCTTTTCGCCGTATCCTCCTCCGACAAAAGCAACAGCACCGGGTTTCATGACCCGATAAATTTCCCTGAGCGCGGCCCCCCCTGGATCTAAAAAAAAATAAGCCCCGCGGATGACAATGAGGTCAAAGGTATCGCTACCATAAACCAGTGGAATAAGGTCACTTTTCCCCAAGGTTATGGAGGTGTCCAGCCGATTGTCCTCGATTTCCTGCCGCATGAGTCCGTAAACGTCTTCTTCGGCAACTGCGATGGTGATTTTCATGTCGGGATTCCCGTTCAGGAGGGCGAAGGATATGCCTCCGGAAAAAGGCCCCCATTCCAGGACCTCTCCCCCCCTCCTCTTGTAATAGTTCAACACCTGATCCGCAAGGTAAGGATAAATTTTTCCCCAGAGATGATTGACCCTCTTCAGATCATGCATATCCATTTTGCTTTTCATGCCCATACCTCCATCCGTCAATTCCTTTCCCGACAATCCCCTCCCCACATCCTTTCTCATTTTTCATACAACTTTTGTCAAGACAAAATCCCTTTCCATCAATTGGGAAAACCCCGTGAGACGATCAAGGGATAACATCGTGACCCTCCCTCGCCCCTCTCCGAG
This genomic window from Deltaproteobacteria bacterium contains:
- the mnmE gene encoding tRNA uridine-5-carboxymethylaminomethyl(34) synthesis GTPase MnmE encodes the protein MASSGDTIAALATPFGYGSVGIIRISGTGAFKIARRIFRPTRHTPHPESHRLYHGDIVSPQNGALIDEVLLCFMNKPHSYTGEDTVEINCHGGPLLIKTILQTVLDLGARLAEPGEFTKRAFLNNRLDLSRAEAILDLVRARTERGLSEAVNRLKGSLANAVSAIQDRLMDVLAVLEASIDFTEEDIPEMEALQASAPLDACLTKLSALLGTYRNGRIYQDGLRVLIIGKPNVGKSSLLNALLETNRAIVTPIPGTTRDFIEESIQIGGLPVSLTDTAGIRKTTDEIELQGIAMVYQKLADADVVIAVFDGSRQLDDDDLLVMENTADKEQVIAVINKEDLPTRFDTNELLKRRPLSRPLPISAKFETGLSALKDEISRLAPASEVHDPGAVHITNIRHYHALSQAASLIAKARDHILEGSPPEIVAVDLGDALHQLGEVEGRTLSEDILDRIFSTFCIGK
- a CDS encoding class I SAM-dependent methyltransferase; protein product: MKSKMDMHDLKRVNHLWGKIYPYLADQVLNYYKRRGGEVLEWGPFSGGISFALLNGNPDMKITIAVAEEDVYGLMRQEIEDNRLDTSITLGKSDLIPLVYGSDTFDLIVIRGAYFFLDPGGAALREIYRVMKPGAVAFVGGGYGEKTPQMLIDEIADESRILNDRLGRVRVTLKDLEKMIAGSALHDQQMRIIEDGGLWLLMEK